A single window of Vigna unguiculata cultivar IT97K-499-35 chromosome 1, ASM411807v1, whole genome shotgun sequence DNA harbors:
- the LOC114194221 gene encoding UDP-glycosyltransferase 73C1-like, which translates to MCLRKRLHEYSLMHYKLTRNANSLHCASSFHCKTMPSQEQGPHFVLFPLMAQGHMIPMMDIAKLLVHHAVTVTVVTTPRNASRFAPVFDRYVESGIRLAQVPFPCEEVGLPEGCENIDMIPSLGTARTFFEATSLLHQPAETLFGELSPPPSCIISDMCLPYTSHIAKKFNIPRISFVGVSCFCLLCHHNILVNNVKENIASSSEYFVVPGIADKIEVTMEQSGVSLGETWEQFREDVMAAEMATYGVIMNSFEELEPAYARDYKKVKDGKVWCIGPVSLINKDELDKAQRGRASVDESQHVKWLDCQKEGSVIYACLGSLCNLTAPQLIELGLALEASERPFIWVIRGGNHSAALEKWIEENGFEERTSGRSLLIRGWAPQLLILSHPAIGGFITHCGWNSTLEAISGGVPMITWPLFADQFLNESLVVKVLKVGVKVGVETPMTWGKEEERGVEVKKEDIERAIAEIMNETSESEERRKRVRELSEMAERAVEKGGSSFSNVSFLIENIMQKNKGDEP; encoded by the coding sequence ATGTGCTTGCGTAAGCGCTTACATGAATATTCACTAATGCATTACAAATTGACAAGAAATGCGAATTCTTTGCATTGTGCATCATCATTTCACTGCAAAACAATGCCTTCCCAAGAACAAGGGCCACACTTTGTCCTGTTTCCATTGATGGCCCAAGGCCACATGATCCCCATGATGGACATCGCCAAACTATTGGTGCACCACGCTGTTACAGTGACTGTAGTCACCACACCGCGTAACGCATCTCGTTTCGCACCAGTTTTTGATCGTTATGTTGAGTCTGGAATTAGATTAGCTCAAGTTCCATTCCCATGTGAAGAAGTTGGACTGCCAGAAGGATGCGAGAATATCGATATGATACCTTCACTTGGCACGGCCAGGACTTTCTTCGAAGCAACAAGCCTTCTGCATCAACCGGCGGAAACACTCTTCGGAGAGTTATCGCCACCACCGAGCTGCATAATATCTGATATGTGTCTGCCATATACATCCCATATCGCCAAAAAGTTCAATATCCCAAGGATTTCTTTTGTTGGGGTAAGTTGCTTTTGTCTTTTGTGTCACCATAATATACTCGTCAATAATGTTAAGGAGAACATAGCATCGAGCTCAGAGTACTTTGTTGTGCCTGGAATCGCTGACAAGATTGAGGTGACCATGGAACAAAGTGGAGTATCGTTGGGTGAAACATGGGAACAGTTCCGTGAAGACGTTATGGCTGCTGAAATGGCTACTTATGGGGTAATCATGAATTCTTTTGAAGAGTTGGAGCCAGCATATGCAAGGGATTACAAGAAGGTGAAAGATGGTAAAGTGTGGTGTATAGGACCAGTGTCTCTTATTAACAAGGATGAATTGGATAAGGCTCAAAGAGGTAGGGCCTCAGTTGACGAGTCTCAACATGTAAAATGGCTTGATTGTCAGAAGGAAGGGAGTGTGATCTATGCATGCCTTGGAAGCCTGTGCAATTTAACAGCACCACAGTTGATAGAGCTTGGTTTGGCCTTGGAAGCATCAGAAAGACCCTTCATTTGGGTTATCAGAGGAGGAAATCATTCAGCAGCATTGGAAAAGTGGATTGAGGAAAACGGATTTGAGGAAAGGACAAGTGGTAGAAGCCTTTTGATTCGGGGTTGGGCTCCTCAATTGTTAATATTATCACACCCTGCAATTGGAGGGTTCATAACACACTGTGGTTGGAACTCTACCTTAGAGGCCATAAGTGGTGGTGTTCCGATGATTACGTGGCCACTGTTTGCGGACCAGTTCTTGAATGAAAGTCTTGTGGTGAAGGTTCTAAAAGTTGGAGTGAAGGTTGGGGTGGAAACTCCGATGACATGGGGGAAGGAAGAGGAACGCGGTGTGGAGGTGAAGAAGGAAGACATTGAAAGGGCAATAGCAGAGATAATGAATGAGACAAGCGAAagtgaagaaagaagaaaaagggttAGAGAATTGAGTGAGATGGCCGAAAGAGCCGTGGAGAAAGGGGGTTCTTCTTTTTCTAACGTGTCTTTTCTTATCGAGAATATCATGCAAAAAAACAAGGGAGATGAACCCTAG